The following proteins come from a genomic window of Rutidosis leptorrhynchoides isolate AG116_Rl617_1_P2 chromosome 10, CSIRO_AGI_Rlap_v1, whole genome shotgun sequence:
- the LOC139873299 gene encoding monothiol glutaredoxin-S5-like, with product MQQAIPYKSWSLPLSNNHATGVTPKLTTESAVGALKDAVSENAVIVLAPRGCCMSHVVKRLLNGHGVNPMMFEFDEINESEILKQIESIMTEIDGTDKRRVQFPAVFIGGRMLGGLDQVMESHITGDLIPLLKQAGALWL from the coding sequence ATGCAACAAGCAATTCCGTACAAATCGTGGTCACTGCCATTAAGCAACAACCACGCTACGGGCGTCACTCCGAAATTGACGACCGAATCGGCGGTCGGTGCGTTGAAAGACGCCGTATCGGAAAACGCGGTGATCGTATTAGCACCTCGAGGATGTTGTATGAGTCACGTAGTGAAACGATTGTTGAACGGACATGGAGTGAATCCGATGATGTTTGAGTTTGATGAAATAAATGAGAGTGAGATTTTGAAGCAAATTGAATCGATTATGACGGAAATTGATGGTACGGATAAACGGAGGGTGCAGTTTCCGGCGGTGTTTATCGGCGGACGGATGTTGGGTGGATTAGATCAAGTGATGGAGTCACATATTACTGGTGATTTAATTCCACTGCTTAAACAAGCTGGTGCGTTATGGCTTTGA